The Gadus macrocephalus chromosome 20, ASM3116895v1 genome includes a region encoding these proteins:
- the dbr1 gene encoding lariat debranching enzyme produces the protein MRIAVEGCCHGELDKIYETIGYLEKKEGVKVDLLLCCGDFQAVRNEGDMKCMAVPAKYRTMQTFYKYYSGEKKAPVLTIFIGGNHEASNHLQELPYGGWVAPNIYYLGYAGIIRYKGIRIGGVSGIFKSHDYRKGHHEFPPYGPDTLRSVYHIRNIDVYKLKQIQMPIDIFMSHDWPRGIYNYGCTQELLRKKKFLRQEVETNTLGSPAAAELLEHLQPSYWFSAHLHVKFAAMMQHAPKASGSSRTTKFLSLDKCLPHREFLQVVEFPDRTDSAEGLEYDPEWLAILKSTNGLQKTTPQPWNPPMNNGLHQRWNFSPSEAEMMQVLDDMNGELAIPDNFSRTVPAYDPANPQPRAVPSCSTNPQTTELCATLGLTDLYAQKAQLLLDPGGADGAMAGENDDGDDAHSNGSADEPSEYPTDTSGLSNSCNPDEITIEDEWEEEEKVEEDVGGEGKQVAAGACDSTKREAGEEGLLSPSGTIHVSGRMVLPEPKSGDSTGRVALSPMSLPPPTQSAPAGGEEGASDDAEEETPVVRIPKRTSDESEATAGGTGVTPRIKRRNQVIYAAVDDDDENES, from the exons ATGAGGATCGCAGTAGAaggctgttgccatggtgaactGGACAAGATCTACGAGACAATTGGCTATCTGGAAAAAAAGGAAGGGGTGAAAGTGGACCTGCTGCTGTGTTGCGGGGACTTTCAGGCAGTGCGAAATGAGGGGGACATGAAGTGCATGGCAGTGCCTGCCAAGTACAGGACGATGCAGACATTCTACAA ATATTATTCTGGAGAGAAAAAGGCTCCAGTCCTCACCATCTTTATTGGGGGAAACCACGAGGCATCGAATCATCTGCAGGAGCTGCCTTATGGAGGCTGGGTGGCCCCCAACATTTACTATCTAG GATATGCTGGCATAATCCGTTACAAAGGAATAAGAATCGGTGGCGTCTCCGGAATCTTCAAATCACATGACTACAGAAAGG GACACCATGAATTCCCTCCTTACGGCCCTGATACTCTAAGAAGTGTTTACCACATACGAAACATTGATGTCTACAAACTCAAACAG ATCCAAATGCCCATTGATATTTTCATGAGCCACGACTGGCCTCGTGGAATCTATAACTACGGCTGCACACAGGAGCTGCTGCGTAAGAAGAAGTTTCTCCGTCAAGAGGTGGAGACCAACACACTGGGAAGTCCTGCAGCCGCGGAGCTCCTTGAACACCTCCAGCCCAGCTACTGGTTCTCGGCACATCTTCACGTCAAATTTGCTGCCATGATGCAGCATGCA CCCAAGGCCAGTGGTTCTTCACGAACAACAAAATTCCTGTCTTTGGATAAATGCCTGCCACACAGAGAGTTCTTACAG GTTGTGGAGTTTCCTGACAGAACCGATTCTGCTGAAGGGTTGGAGTATGACCCAGAGTGGCTTGCTATCCTAAAGTCCACCAACGGTCTGCAGAAGACCACTCCTCAGCCCTGGAACCCCCCAATGAATAACGGCCTCCACCAAAG GTGGAACTTTTCACCCTCTGAGGCGGAAATGATGCAGGTGTTGGATGACATGAACGGCGAGCTGGCCATCCCGGATAACTTCAGCCGGACCGTTCCGGCCTACGACCCTGCTAACCCCCAGCCCCGGGCCGTCCCCAGCTGCAGCACCAATCCCCAGACCACAGAGTTATGCGCCACCCTGGGTCTCACAGACCTCTACGCCCAGAAGGCCCAGCTTCTCTTAGACCCCGGAGGAGCTGACGGGGCCATGGCCGGCGAAAACGACGACGGCGACGATGCCCACAGCAACGGCAGCGCGGACGAACCCAGCGAGTATCCAACAGACACGTCGGGGCTGTCCAACTCCTGTAATCCAGACGAGATCACGATAGAAGACGagtgggaagaagaagaaaaagttgAAGAAGATGTGGGTGGAGAGGGGAAGCAGGTGGCCGCAGGCGCTTGCGATTCAACGAAACGTGAAGCTGGCGAGGAAGGTTTGCTTTCTCCGTCAGGCACAATCCACGTCTCGGGCCGCATGGTCCTGCCAGAGCCCAAGTCAGGCGACTCTACCGGTCGCGTCGCCCTGAGCCCCATGAgcctgccccctcccacccagtcAGCCCCGGCAGGCGGTGAAGAAGGGGCCAGTGATGATGCGGAAGAGGAGACGCCGGTGGTGCGCATTCCCAAGCGGACCAGCGATGAGAGCGAGGCGACAGCAGGCGGTACGGGTGTGACCCCCAGGATCAAACGGAGGAACCAGGTGATCTACGCAGCAgtggatgatgatgacgagAATGAGAGCTAA
- the dnajb11 gene encoding dnaJ homolog subfamily B member 11, protein MATKGMNLCNVCCLLLYFITVVLAGRDFYKILGVTKAASIRDIKKAYRKLALQLHPDRNQDDPEAADKFADLGAAYEVLSDEEKRKQYDAYGEDGLKEGHGGSHNDIFSSFFGDFGFMFGGNRQQQDRNIPRGNDIVLDLEVTLEEVYSGNFVEVVRVKPVAKEAPGKRKCNCRQEMRTTQLGPGRFQMTQEVVCDECPNIKLVNEERTLEVEIEQGVRDEMEYPFIGEGEPHIDGEPGDLRFRIKVLKHALFERRGDDLYTNVTISLVEALVGFEMDITHLDGHKVHIVRDKITKSGARLWKKGEGLPNIDNINLRGSLIISFDVEFPQTQLDDNQKDGLRSILKQSSVQKIYNGLQGY, encoded by the exons ATGGCCACGAAGGGGATGAATCTGTGTAATGTTTGCTGTCTGCTCCTGTATTTTATTACGGTGGTTTTGGCAGG TCGAGATTTCTACAAGATCTTGGGGGTAACCAAGGCTGCTTCAATCAGGGATATCAAAAAGGCCTACAGAAAGCTGGCACTACAATTACATCCTGACAGAAACCAGGATGACCCAGAAGCTGCAGACAAATTTGCAGACTTGGGGGCTGCTTATGAG GTACTCTCAGATGAGGAGAAGAGAAAACAGTATGATGCGTACGGAGAGGATGGACTAAAAGAAGGACATGGTGGTTCACACAATGATATATTTTCAAG CTTCTTTGGAGACTTTGGATTCATGTTTGGCGGCAACCGGCAACAGCAGGACAGGAATATCCCCAGAGGAAATGACATCGTTCTCGATCTAGAGGTCACGTTAGAAGAGGTGTACTCTGGGAACTTTGTTGAG GTTGTCCGTGTCAAACCTGTAGCCAAAGAGGCACCCGGCAAGAGGAAATGCAACTGCAGACAGGAGATGAGGACAACGCAGCTCGGACCCGGACGTTTCCAGATGACCCAGGAGGTGGTCTGTGACGAGTGCCCCAACATCAA GCTGGTCAATGAAGAGAGGACTCTTGAGGTGGAGATTGAACAAGGGGTGAGAGATGAGATGGAGTACCCTTTCATAGGGGAAG GTGAACCTCACATTGACGGAGAGCCCGGGGATCTACGATTCCGCATTAAAGTCCTCAA ACATGCTTTATTTGAGCGACGGGGGGATGACCTCTACACCAACGTCACCATCTCATTGGTAGAGGCACTGGTTGGCTTCGAAATGGACATCACACACTTGGATGGACACAAG GTCCATATAGTGAGAGACAAGATAACGAAATCCGGTGCTCGCCTGTGGAAGAAAGGAGAGGGTCTGCCCAACATCGACAACATCAACCTCCGCGGCTCCCTCATCATCAGCTTTGATGTGGAGTTTCCCCAGACGCAGTTGGATGACAATCAGAAGGACG GCCTTCGGAGTATCCTTAAGCAAAGTTCGGTACAGAAGATTTACAATGGACTTCAAGGATACTAA
- the crygs2 gene encoding crystallin, gamma S2 isoform X1, translating to MIMLTAMSLSFQIVFYEDKNFQGRRYECECDSLDFHSYLSRCNSLRVESGAWVVYERPNYMGSQYVLTRGDYPEYQRWMGLNDRLSSCKMIQFSSGSQYKMQLYEKADFRGQAYETIEDCPSVQDKLRLREVYSCKVFDGWWVFYELPNYRGRQYFMEKGEYSKPSDWGAVSPAVQSFRRITE from the exons ATGATCATGTTGACCGCCATGAGTCTCTCCTTCCAGATTGTCTTCTATGAGGATAAGAACTTCCAGGGCCGCCGCTATGAGTGTGAATGCGACTCCTTGGACTTCCACTCCTACCTGAGCCGCTGCAACTCCCTGCGTGTGGAGAGTGGGGCCTGGGTGGTCTACGAGAGGCCCAACTACATGGGCTCCCAGTACGTCCTGACCAGGGGAGACTACCCAGAATATCAACGCTGGATGGGCCTAAATGACCGCCTTAGCTCCTGCAAGATGATCCAGTTT TCAAGCGGGTCCCAGTACAAGATGCAGCTGTACGAGAAGGCAGACTTCCGGGGCCAGGCCTACGAGACCATCGAGGACTGCCCCTCGGTGCAGGACAAGCTCCGCCTGCGGGAGGTCTACTCCTGCAAGGTCTTCGACGGCTGGTGGGTCTTCTACGAGCTGCCCAATTACCGAGGGCGCCAGTACTTCATGGAGAAGGGCGAGTACTCCAAGCCCAGTGACTGGGGTGCCGTCAGCCCAGCCGTGCAGTCCTTCAGGCGTATCACAGAGTGA
- the tbccd1 gene encoding TBCC domain-containing protein 1: MEQRFPGSNPVAKTMESGSVCIWPRMGPFLLGALQVAPPSKLGLHYLRKMALYVRTRDGCFPILSWPMWRHIACGKLQLTEDLAWLYFETFDLLTSRPPEERLGWAEALSQCSDSKQLEHQRSKLFVDTLKFLLFLYIQQLNRVSLRTSLIGEEWPSPRTRSPSPCSERESKNSSRNKNWDDHAHLSFVYSHLGDLLELLVEPGQLSSSGQAIRGSQVSLEAVQGLSLLLEGSANPVKAIHPVHKLLTKAPLQAQAGYSKLSRSFPLQQLLTCLRQNLTVNPFGITACLHSGKKLTWAQQVEGSMKRAKIVRNTHMAPAGSGMLLMSQVFQQTLAKDSDKLTGANIRIHRCSHAFIYLLSPLRSVSVDKCRNCTLVLGPVETSVHIHCCEDVRVVCVAGRVSIGASSRCTVHTLTPTRPLLLPGNTGITLGPFHTHYPNLEDHMGSAGLAVVPNLWDEPLLLGVDGLVPHSFSSPSSTDSSTGCYRLLPPAEFSALVVPFTMEGDTCEVPGGLPPVYQAALAQKEKRIRNMQRIVSDSQLNEEQQSQFQELVTQHFLDWLRDKGHIQELSNLAPQTQPGQGPYNGPSADSDGQAQPGAIDVNEARIRHAVEQTQVSSSYYAIC; the protein is encoded by the exons ATGGAACAACGTTTTCCCGGGAGCAACCCAGTGGCTAAAA CCATGGAGTCAGGGTCTGTGTGCATTTGGCCACGGATGGGGCCCTTCCTTTTGGGAGCACTGCAG GTGGCGCCCCCTTCAAAACTTGGCTTGCACTACCTTCGCAAGATGGCTCTGTATGTGCGTACAAGGGATGGCTGCTTCCCGATTTTAAGTTGGCCTATGTGGAGACACATCGCATGTGGGAAGCTTCAGCTCACAGAAGACCTCGCATGGCTCTACTTTGAGACCTTTGACCTCCTCACGTCCCGCCCACCAGAGGAGAGACTGGGATGGGCAGAGGCTCTGTCCCAATGCTCGGACTCCAAACAGCTTGAACACCAGCGAAGTAAG TTATTCGTGGACACCTTGAAGTTTCTACTCTTCCTCTACATCCAGCAGCTAAACCGCGTGTCTCTGCGCACCTCTCTAATTGGGGAAGAGTGGCCCAGCCCCCGcactcgctctccttctccttgctCTGAGAGGGAGTCGAAGAACAGTTCCCGCAACAAG AACTGGGATGACCATGCCCACCTGTCCTTTGTGTACAGTCACCTGGGAGACCTGCTGGAACTGCTGGTAGAACCAGGCCAACTCTCCAGCTCTGGCCAGGCCATACGAGGCAGTCAG GTGTCCCTGGAAGCTGTGCAGGGCTTGAGCCTCCTGCTAGAGGGCTCAGCGAACCCTGTTAAAGCTATTCATCCTGTCCACAAGCTCCTGACCAAAGCTCCGCTGCAGGCGCAAGCGGGCTACTCCAAGCTGAGTCGCTCCTTCCccctgcagcagctgctcaCCTGTCTCCGGCAGAACCTCACCGTCAATCCCTTCGGCATAACCGCCTGCCTGCACTCGGGGAAGAAACTCACCTGGGCCCAACAGG TGGAGGGCTCCATGAAGAGGGCCAAGATAGTGAGGAACACCCACATGGCTCCAGCTGGTAGCGGGATGCTGCTGATGTCCCAGGTCTTCCAACAGACGCTGGCTAAAGACTCGGACAAGCTGACGGGCGCCAACATAAGAATACACAGATGCTCTCACGCCTTTATATACCTCTTATCACCTCTAAG GTCAGTGAGTGTGGACAAGTGCCGCAACTGCACGCTGGTCTTGGGCCCCGTGGAGACCAGTGTCCACATCCACTGCTGTGAGGACGtgcgggtggtgtgtgtggccgGACGCGTTTCCATAGGAGCCTCTTCTCGCTGCACCGTCCACACACTGACCCCAACCCGTCCACTGCTGCTGCCCGGGAACACAGGCATCACCCTGGGGCCTTTCCACACGCACTACCCCAACCTGGAGGACCACATGGGCAGCGCGGGGCTGGCCGTGGTGCCCAACCTCTGGGATGAGCCCTTGCTGCTGGGTGTCGACGGCCTTGTACCCCACTCGTTCAGCTCTCCTTCCAGCACAGACTCTTCTACGGGCTGCTACCGGCTCCTGCCCCCGGCAGAGTTCAGCGCTCTGGTGGTGCCTTTCACGATGGAGGGGGACACGTGCGAGGTGCCGGGTGGGCTGCCTCCAGTGTACCAGGCAGCGCTCGCTCAGAAAGAGAAGAGGATTCGGAACATGCAGAGAATCGTGTCGGATTCCCAGCTCAATGA AGAACAACAAAGTCAGTTCCAGGAATTGGTGACCCAGCACTTCCTGGATTGGCTTCGAGATAAGGGCCACATTCAGGAGCTGTCCAACCTGGCCCCCCAAACCCAGCCTGGTCAGGGCCCCTATAATGGACCCTCAGCAGACTCAGATGGACAGGCCCAACCGGGGGCTATCGATGTTAATGAAGCCCGAATTAGACACGCAGTGGAGCAGACACAGGTTTCCTCAAGTTATTACGCAATATGTTAA
- the crygs2 gene encoding crystallin, gamma S2 isoform X2, with protein sequence MGRIVFYEDKNFQGRRYECECDSLDFHSYLSRCNSLRVESGAWVVYERPNYMGSQYVLTRGDYPEYQRWMGLNDRLSSCKMIQFSSGSQYKMQLYEKADFRGQAYETIEDCPSVQDKLRLREVYSCKVFDGWWVFYELPNYRGRQYFMEKGEYSKPSDWGAVSPAVQSFRRITE encoded by the exons ATGGGCAGG ATTGTCTTCTATGAGGATAAGAACTTCCAGGGCCGCCGCTATGAGTGTGAATGCGACTCCTTGGACTTCCACTCCTACCTGAGCCGCTGCAACTCCCTGCGTGTGGAGAGTGGGGCCTGGGTGGTCTACGAGAGGCCCAACTACATGGGCTCCCAGTACGTCCTGACCAGGGGAGACTACCCAGAATATCAACGCTGGATGGGCCTAAATGACCGCCTTAGCTCCTGCAAGATGATCCAGTTT TCAAGCGGGTCCCAGTACAAGATGCAGCTGTACGAGAAGGCAGACTTCCGGGGCCAGGCCTACGAGACCATCGAGGACTGCCCCTCGGTGCAGGACAAGCTCCGCCTGCGGGAGGTCTACTCCTGCAAGGTCTTCGACGGCTGGTGGGTCTTCTACGAGCTGCCCAATTACCGAGGGCGCCAGTACTTCATGGAGAAGGGCGAGTACTCCAAGCCCAGTGACTGGGGTGCCGTCAGCCCAGCCGTGCAGTCCTTCAGGCGTATCACAGAGTGA
- the rab5b gene encoding ras-related protein Rab-5B gives MSSRGSGGRTNGTLPQTKICQFKLVLLGDMAVGKSSLVLRFVKGQFDEFQETTIGAAFLAQSVCLDDTTVKFEIWDTAGQERYHSLAPMYYRGAQAAIVVFDITKPETFDRAKAWVKELQRQASPNIVIALAGNKADLAEKRLVEYEEAQTYAEDTGLLFMETSAKTAMNVNELFLAIAKKMPKTDTQNPTHAARHRGVNLQDPDAHSNRACCGGN, from the exons ATGAGCTCCAGAGGCAGTGGAGGACGCACCAATGGCACGCTACCGCAGACCAAAATCTGCCAGTTCAAActggttctgctgggagacATGGCGGTGGGCAAGTCCAGCCTGGTGTTGCGCTTCGTCAAGGGACAGTTTGACGAGTTCCAGGAGACCACTATAGGAG CTGCATTCCTGGCCCAGTCCGTGTGTCTGGATGACACCACGGTGAAGTTTGAGATCTGGGACACGGCCGGGCAGGAGCGATACCACAGCCTGGCTCCCATGTACTACCGGGGAGCTCAGGCGGCCATTGTTGTCTTTGACATCACCAAGCCG GAGACGTTTGACCGAGCCAAGGCCTGGGTGAAGGAGCTGCAGAGACAAGCTAGCCCGAATATCGTTATTGCCCTGGCAGGGAACAAGGCTGACCTAGCTGAGAAGAGACTAGTGGAGTATGAG GAAGCCCAGACCTATGCTGAAGACACTGGCTTACTCTTTATGGAGACTTCTGCTAAGACGGCCATGAACGTTAATGAACTCTTCCTGGCCATTG CTAAAAAGATGCCAAAAACAGACACCCAGAACCCAACGCATGCAGCACGGCACCGTGGAGTCAACCTCCAGGACCCAGATGCTCACTCGAACCGGGCCTGCTGTGGTGGAAACTAG